Proteins from a genomic interval of Streptococcus oralis:
- a CDS encoding type B 50S ribosomal protein L31 translates to MKKDIHPEYRPVVFMDTTTGYKFLSGSTKRSNETVEFEGETYPLIRVEISSDSHPFYTGRQKFTQADGRVDRFNKKYGLK, encoded by the coding sequence ATGAAAAAAGATATCCATCCAGAATATCGCCCAGTTGTCTTCATGGACACAACTACTGGTTACAAATTCCTTAGCGGTTCAACTAAACGCTCTAACGAAACTGTTGAGTTTGAAGGCGAAACTTACCCATTGATCCGTGTGGAAATTTCATCAGACTCACACCCATTCTACACTGGACGTCAAAAGTTCACTCAAGCAGATGGACGCGTGGATCGTTTCAACAAAAAATACGGTCTCAAATAA